TATGACACCTGAAGGCGTCTTAGATATCGGGACCTCGGCGATTCAAACGATTTTACTCGTTGCCGGGCCCATGCTGGGCCTCAGCCTGGTCGTCGGGTTGCTGATCAGCGCCTTTCAGGCCATGACGCAAATCAATGAAGCGACACTGACATTCGTTCCGAAGATCGTGACGGTATTT
The genomic region above belongs to Nitrospirales bacterium and contains:
- the fliQ gene encoding flagellar biosynthesis protein FliQ; amino-acid sequence: MTPEGVLDIGTSAIQTILLVAGPMLGLSLVVGLLISAFQAMTQINEATLTFVPKIVTVFLVILLGFPWILQTILGFMLSVWMQIPDMAR